One Nonomuraea angiospora DNA segment encodes these proteins:
- a CDS encoding TetR/AcrR family transcriptional regulator, whose protein sequence is MPRISAATIGEHRTLTRDRILQAVSRLSRVHGIDAISMTDVAGEAGITRTVLYNYFPDKAALLLAFTEQVTQYFIDSYEQELPGGASPADRLRAFVRLQLAGLLAHPHPGAADLGAALGPDAYQQLAEHVAPMQRILVEILESGVESGDFRVLDVQATARMILAVVGAERVPLISGSVTVDRAEELVSEFVLRAIGGLA, encoded by the coding sequence ATGCCTCGGATCTCCGCCGCCACGATCGGCGAGCATCGAACGCTGACGCGGGACCGGATCCTGCAGGCCGTCTCCCGGCTGTCCAGGGTGCACGGCATCGACGCGATCTCGATGACGGACGTGGCCGGCGAGGCGGGGATCACCAGGACCGTCCTGTACAACTACTTCCCCGACAAGGCGGCCCTGTTGCTGGCGTTCACCGAGCAGGTGACCCAGTACTTCATCGACAGCTACGAGCAGGAGCTGCCGGGGGGTGCCTCACCGGCTGATCGGCTGCGGGCGTTCGTACGGCTGCAGCTGGCCGGGCTGCTCGCCCATCCGCATCCGGGTGCCGCCGATCTCGGTGCCGCGCTCGGGCCCGACGCCTACCAGCAGCTGGCCGAGCATGTCGCGCCCATGCAGCGCATTCTGGTGGAGATCCTCGAGAGCGGGGTCGAGTCCGGCGATTTCCGGGTGCTCGACGTGCAGGCCACGGCTCGCATGATCCTCGCCGTCGTCGGCGCCGAGCGGGTTCCGCTGATCAGCGGGAGCGTGACGGTGGACCGGGCCGAGGAGCTGGTGTCCGAGTTCGTGCTGCGGGCCATCGGCGGACTCGCGTGA
- a CDS encoding biliverdin-producing heme oxygenase, translated as MSTPFSETLKNATWADHESAEGESYLAELMGGRLSEHEYGEMVAQHYFAYIALDGASRQLADHPVAGRFVFPELYRERALERDLATIYGPSWRSRIVPSKATRTLVARIHQVADWPSGYIAHHYTRYLGDLSGGQFIRMELQKIYGYGAGGGVDFYIFDGLGSLPRFKNEYRTRLDELELDDRERQRMIREVKLAYQLNTEVLAELLHVVKTAA; from the coding sequence GTGAGCACCCCGTTCTCCGAAACCCTGAAGAACGCCACCTGGGCTGACCACGAGTCCGCCGAAGGCGAGAGCTATCTCGCGGAGCTCATGGGCGGCCGCCTGAGCGAGCACGAATACGGGGAAATGGTAGCTCAACACTACTTCGCGTATATCGCACTTGACGGCGCGTCACGCCAACTCGCCGACCATCCCGTGGCGGGCCGGTTCGTCTTTCCCGAGCTGTATCGAGAGCGGGCGCTGGAGCGGGACCTGGCGACGATCTACGGTCCGAGCTGGCGCAGCCGGATCGTGCCGTCCAAAGCCACCCGTACGCTGGTCGCGCGGATCCACCAGGTGGCCGATTGGCCGAGCGGCTACATAGCCCACCACTACACGCGCTACCTGGGCGACCTTTCCGGCGGTCAGTTCATCCGCATGGAGCTCCAGAAGATCTACGGGTACGGCGCCGGCGGGGGCGTCGACTTCTACATCTTCGACGGGCTGGGCAGCCTGCCGAGGTTCAAGAACGAGTACCGTACGCGGCTGGACGAGCTCGAACTGGACGATCGGGAGCGTCAGCGCATGATCCGCGAGGTGAAGCTGGCGTACCAGCTCAACACCGAGGTGCTCGCCGAACTCCTCCACGTCGTCAAGACCGCCGCCTAA
- a CDS encoding alpha/beta hydrolase: protein MLRNLLLAGLVTVGALAAWPGQPSGRLVRVYGDLSAADRVAVIVPGADTTVATFDDGTKRPGGAARALLAEAARLAPHERLAAVAWLGYDSPPTLSLGALTNDAAAKGARALRRTVTELHSRTPAPIALLCHSYGSVLCAKAVPGLPVTDLAIFGSPGLDAPSAAALTHPARNAETAEAVTLSAPTANTTLGMKGEHATQGTRDPTDPHGTAYLLDTQRPASVEGAQGAVTGAGVSPLRIWAGLGKNDWIRFVPKVKLGPVGFGTDPMNPSFGARVFAVGSGGHSDYFTPGTPSLRNLTLIALGHEGEVTS from the coding sequence ATGCTCAGAAACCTTCTCCTCGCAGGACTCGTGACGGTGGGGGCCCTCGCGGCGTGGCCGGGGCAGCCGAGCGGACGGCTGGTGCGGGTCTACGGCGACCTGTCCGCCGCCGACCGGGTGGCGGTCATCGTGCCCGGTGCCGACACGACGGTCGCCACGTTCGACGACGGCACAAAACGCCCCGGAGGCGCGGCGAGGGCCCTGCTCGCGGAGGCCGCGCGGCTCGCCCCGCACGAGCGGCTGGCGGCGGTGGCATGGCTCGGCTACGACTCCCCACCCACGCTGAGCCTCGGCGCGCTCACCAACGACGCAGCAGCCAAAGGCGCCCGCGCACTGCGCCGCACCGTCACGGAGCTCCACTCACGCACCCCGGCCCCGATCGCACTGCTGTGCCACAGCTACGGCTCGGTCCTGTGCGCCAAAGCCGTCCCCGGCTTACCCGTGACCGACCTCGCGATCTTCGGCAGCCCTGGCCTCGACGCCCCCTCTGCCGCCGCCTTGACCCACCCGGCCCGCAACGCGGAGACCGCCGAAGCCGTCACCCTCAGCGCACCAACCGCAAACACGACTCTTGGCATGAAAGGCGAACATGCCACCCAAGGCACAAGAGACCCGACGGACCCCCACGGCACGGCATACTTGCTGGACACCCAGCGCCCGGCAAGCGTGGAGGGTGCTCAGGGAGCCGTGACAGGCGCAGGGGTGTCACCGCTGCGGATCTGGGCAGGGCTCGGCAAGAACGACTGGATCAGGTTCGTGCCGAAGGTCAAGCTCGGCCCCGTGGGCTTCGGCACCGACCCTATGAACCCATCGTTCGGAGCTCGAGTCTTCGCGGTGGGCTCGGGCGGTCACAGCGACTACTTCACTCCCGGGACCCCATCACTGCGCAACCTGACCCTCATCGCTCTGGGGCACGAAGGCGAGGTGACCTCTTGA
- a CDS encoding phenylacetate--CoA ligase family protein: protein MDPVELFHQVAATVPAYRAFLAENHINPEQVTTFQDFVGLPMTSKETYTHRHPLPDLCRNGTIGDIIAVSSGSTGVPSFWPRSAADERVIAARFEEVFRDSFDARERRTLAVVCFALGTWVGGLFTVNCCRHLAERGYPITVVAPGTDRREILRVIPELAPHFDQVVLLGYPPFLKNVIDTEDLPWADWNIRLVTAGEVFSEEWRTLVARRAGIVDPVRGIASLYGTADAGVLGNETPLSVEIRRFLSTRPDTARELFGESRLPTLIQYDPQVRFFEEHEGTLLFSGDNGIPLIRYHIADEGGVVPYEDMLGFVRQHGFSPEAEGPQRPFVYVFGRSHFTVSYYGANVYPENIAVGLEQPEVSGSVTGKFVMEVVEDANRDRHLTITVELMPGEKPTDEIAQAVGGSILAQLRRLNSEFANYVPVPQQVPFIRLRESGDPEYFPPGAKHRYTR from the coding sequence ATGGACCCGGTTGAGCTCTTCCATCAGGTGGCGGCGACTGTTCCCGCCTACAGGGCCTTTCTGGCGGAGAACCACATCAACCCCGAGCAGGTCACGACATTTCAGGATTTCGTCGGGCTGCCGATGACGTCCAAGGAGACCTACACCCACCGCCATCCCCTCCCCGACCTGTGCAGGAACGGCACGATCGGGGACATCATCGCTGTGTCCTCCGGCTCGACCGGCGTCCCGTCCTTCTGGCCACGCTCGGCGGCGGACGAGCGAGTGATCGCCGCCCGTTTCGAGGAGGTCTTCAGGGACTCCTTTGACGCCCGCGAGCGCCGTACCCTCGCCGTCGTCTGCTTCGCCCTGGGCACCTGGGTCGGCGGCCTGTTCACCGTCAACTGCTGCCGTCACCTGGCCGAACGCGGCTACCCGATCACCGTGGTCGCCCCCGGCACCGACCGGAGGGAGATCCTGCGGGTCATCCCCGAGCTGGCGCCCCACTTCGACCAGGTCGTGCTCCTGGGCTACCCGCCGTTCCTCAAGAACGTCATCGACACCGAGGACCTCCCCTGGGCCGACTGGAACATCAGGCTCGTCACGGCCGGCGAGGTGTTCAGCGAGGAGTGGCGCACGCTCGTCGCACGGCGGGCGGGCATCGTGGACCCCGTCCGGGGCATCGCCTCCCTGTACGGCACCGCCGACGCGGGCGTCCTGGGCAACGAGACCCCGCTGTCCGTCGAGATCCGCCGCTTCCTGTCCACGCGCCCGGACACGGCCAGGGAACTGTTCGGTGAGTCCAGGCTTCCGACGCTCATCCAGTACGACCCGCAGGTCCGCTTCTTCGAGGAGCACGAGGGCACCCTGCTCTTCTCCGGCGACAACGGCATCCCGCTCATCCGCTACCACATCGCCGACGAGGGCGGCGTGGTGCCGTACGAGGACATGCTGGGCTTCGTCCGGCAGCACGGCTTCTCGCCGGAGGCCGAGGGGCCGCAGCGGCCGTTCGTGTACGTCTTCGGCCGCAGCCACTTCACCGTGTCCTACTACGGCGCGAACGTCTACCCGGAGAACATCGCGGTCGGCCTGGAACAGCCGGAGGTCAGCGGCTCGGTCACCGGAAAGTTCGTGATGGAGGTGGTGGAGGACGCCAACCGGGACCGGCACCTGACGATCACGGTGGAGCTGATGCCCGGCGAGAAACCGACCGACGAGATCGCCCAGGCCGTGGGCGGGTCGATCCTGGCCCAGCTGCGGCGGCTGAACAGCGAGTTCGCCAACTATGTGCCCGTACCGCAGCAGGTGCCGTTCATCCGGCTCCGGGAGTCCGGCGACCCCGAGTACTTCCCCCCGGGCGCCAAGCACCGCTACACCCGCTGA
- a CDS encoding response regulator translates to MIRVLIADDQGMVRTGFTVFLSGQPDIEVVGEAANGREAVERASALRPDVVLMDVRMPVMNGLEATRELLSRGGTPKVLILTTFDLDDYVYEALRAGASGFLLKDASAAQLAEAVRVVAAGEALIAPAVTKRLIHEFAKLGAPRPVAGRRPAELTERETEVLTLVAQALSNQEIAEKLFVAEQTVKTHVGRVLMKLGLRDRAQAIVFAYETGLVRPGE, encoded by the coding sequence TTGATCCGGGTTCTGATCGCGGACGACCAGGGGATGGTGCGCACGGGGTTCACCGTGTTCCTGAGCGGGCAGCCGGACATCGAGGTCGTGGGCGAGGCGGCCAACGGGCGGGAGGCCGTGGAGCGGGCCTCGGCGCTGCGGCCCGACGTGGTGCTCATGGACGTGCGCATGCCGGTCATGAACGGCCTGGAGGCGACCAGGGAGCTCCTGTCGCGGGGCGGGACGCCGAAGGTGCTCATCCTGACGACGTTCGACCTCGACGACTACGTCTACGAGGCGTTGCGGGCCGGGGCCAGCGGGTTCCTGCTCAAGGACGCCTCCGCCGCCCAACTCGCGGAGGCGGTGCGGGTGGTCGCGGCCGGGGAGGCGCTCATCGCCCCGGCGGTCACCAAGCGGCTCATCCACGAGTTCGCCAAGCTGGGCGCGCCGCGACCGGTGGCGGGCAGGCGACCGGCCGAGCTCACCGAGCGCGAGACGGAGGTGCTGACGCTGGTCGCGCAGGCGCTGTCCAACCAGGAGATCGCGGAGAAGCTGTTCGTGGCGGAGCAGACGGTCAAGACGCACGTCGGGCGGGTGCTGATGAAGCTCGGCCTGCGCGACCGCGCCCAGGCGATCGTCTTCGCCTACGAGACCGGCCTGGTCCGCCCCGGCGAATGA
- a CDS encoding sensor histidine kinase — protein MRAVPGAFGLAFFQGDADPPPKARRLAFGVPQWLRPLVPVSTISLVQVAELILALLLYMQTQSTVRSWISGPPPGPDGRGPIWDGFVYLTAVAVGLPIALRDRWPLAAWRVSIALMPVAVGVTRTVGLSDGGMPYTTWLIVSQLLVLYSVAVRCDRRITVAVWVVMLLATWIIDPNSMPVAMVVVSVAVLFGYNVRVRRSATAKLKTEERRTRQAESAQAVLAERARIARELHDVVAHHMSVIAIQAEAVPLKARGDPAQLEAGLAEIRALSLEAIAELRQVLGVLRDQDGRVDTAPQPGLDRLDELVSNARAAGLAVLVKRAGPLDRLPPAVGLSAYRIVQESLSNAMRHAPGSTVALDVAHRRGELRLRVANGPSAAPGAGPGAGHGVAGMRERATLLGGTLDAGPVAGGGFEVRATLPVTDAGEKTHERPRGFVTGDDVG, from the coding sequence GTGCGCGCCGTCCCGGGGGCGTTCGGGCTCGCCTTCTTCCAGGGTGACGCCGATCCGCCGCCGAAGGCGCGGCGGCTGGCGTTCGGGGTGCCGCAGTGGCTCAGGCCGCTCGTCCCGGTCTCCACGATCAGCCTCGTCCAGGTGGCGGAGCTGATACTGGCGCTGCTGCTCTACATGCAGACGCAGAGCACGGTGCGGTCGTGGATCTCCGGCCCACCGCCCGGCCCGGACGGACGAGGGCCGATCTGGGACGGCTTCGTCTACCTCACCGCCGTGGCGGTCGGGCTGCCCATCGCCCTGCGCGACCGGTGGCCGCTGGCGGCCTGGCGGGTGTCGATCGCGCTGATGCCGGTGGCCGTCGGGGTCACCAGGACGGTCGGGTTGTCTGACGGCGGGATGCCGTACACGACGTGGCTGATCGTCTCCCAGCTACTGGTCCTCTACTCCGTGGCCGTGCGCTGCGACCGGCGGATCACGGTGGCCGTCTGGGTCGTCATGCTCCTGGCCACGTGGATCATCGACCCCAACTCGATGCCGGTCGCCATGGTCGTCGTGTCGGTGGCGGTGCTGTTCGGCTACAACGTCCGGGTCCGCCGTTCCGCCACGGCGAAGCTGAAGACGGAGGAGCGGCGCACCCGGCAGGCCGAGAGCGCGCAGGCGGTGCTGGCGGAGCGGGCCCGCATCGCCAGGGAGCTGCACGACGTGGTCGCGCACCACATGTCGGTGATCGCGATCCAGGCGGAGGCCGTGCCGCTCAAGGCCAGGGGCGACCCCGCCCAGCTGGAGGCGGGGCTGGCGGAGATCCGGGCGCTGTCGCTGGAGGCGATCGCCGAGCTGCGCCAGGTCCTCGGCGTGCTGCGCGATCAGGACGGACGCGTCGACACCGCCCCTCAGCCCGGGCTCGACCGGCTCGACGAGCTGGTCTCCAACGCCCGGGCCGCCGGGCTGGCCGTGCTCGTCAAGCGCGCCGGACCGCTCGACCGGCTGCCTCCGGCCGTGGGGCTGTCGGCGTACCGGATCGTGCAGGAGTCGCTCAGCAACGCGATGCGGCACGCGCCCGGCTCGACGGTGGCGCTGGACGTCGCGCACCGACGGGGTGAGCTGCGGCTGCGCGTCGCCAACGGCCCGAGCGCCGCGCCCGGCGCGGGGCCCGGCGCGGGTCACGGAGTGGCGGGCATGCGCGAACGGGCGACGCTGCTCGGCGGCACGCTCGACGCCGGTCCCGTGGCGGGCGGAGGCTTCGAGGTACGCGCCACGCTGCCCGTCACCGACGCCGGCGAGAAGACCCACGAGCGCCCCCGGGGATTCGTCACAGGGGACGACGTCGGATGA
- the lon gene encoding endopeptidase La — protein MSESLILPVLPLDDEVVLPGMVVPLDLSDSEVRAAIDAARASGGNKPRVLLVPRIDGRYGAIGVQAVVEQVGRLPGGEPAAVVRGVNRVRVGTGTTGPGAALWVEAETIDTVAAGERAQELAKEYKALATTILQKRGAWQVVDQVNQIDDPSVLADSSGYTPWLTTAQKVELLEAADPAERLAKLVEWSREHLAELDVAETIRKDVQEGMEKQQREFLLRQQLAAVRKELKELNGDTETEEEDYRARVEAADLPEKVREAALKEVDKLERTSDQSPETGWIRTWLDTVLDIPWNDRTEDNYDITGARAVLDADHTGLSDVKDRIIEHLAVRKRRQDKGLGVVGGRRSGAVLALAGPPGVGKTSLGESVARAMGRKFVRVALGGVRDEAEIRGHRRTYVGALPGRIVRAIREAGSMNPVVLLDEVDKVGADYRGDPTAALLEVLDPAQNHTFRDHYLEVELDLSDVLFLATANVLEAIPGPLLDRMEIVTLDGYTEDEKVAIARDHLLPRQLELAGLSAEEVKVEDDALRKLAAEYTREAGVRSLERSVARILRKVAAKDELPVTVGEGDLVGYLGRPRFVPESSLPESTQRTSVPGVATGLAVTGAGGDVLYVEASMADPETGETGLTLTGQLGDVMKESARIALSYLRSHGAELELPVTALKDRSVHVHFPAGAVPKDGPSAGVTLTTALASLLSGRLVRGDVAMTGEISLTGRVLPIGGVKQKLLAAHRAGITTVLIPARNEPDLDDVPEEVRNELTIHAVSDVREVLDIALTPAQVAATAAA, from the coding sequence ATGAGTGAGAGCCTGATCCTTCCGGTCCTGCCTCTGGACGACGAGGTCGTCCTGCCGGGCATGGTGGTTCCGCTGGACCTGTCCGACTCCGAGGTGCGGGCTGCCATCGACGCGGCTCGTGCATCCGGTGGCAACAAGCCGCGGGTCCTCCTCGTTCCCCGGATCGACGGCCGTTACGGCGCCATCGGCGTGCAGGCCGTTGTCGAGCAGGTCGGGAGGCTGCCCGGCGGCGAGCCCGCCGCCGTGGTCCGGGGTGTCAACCGCGTCCGCGTGGGCACCGGAACGACGGGACCGGGCGCCGCACTGTGGGTCGAGGCCGAAACGATCGACACCGTCGCCGCCGGTGAGCGCGCTCAGGAGCTGGCCAAGGAGTACAAGGCGCTGGCCACCACGATCCTCCAGAAGCGCGGCGCCTGGCAGGTGGTCGACCAGGTCAACCAGATCGACGACCCCTCGGTGCTGGCCGACAGCTCCGGCTACACCCCCTGGCTGACCACGGCGCAGAAGGTCGAGCTGCTCGAAGCCGCCGACCCCGCCGAACGGCTGGCCAAGCTGGTCGAGTGGTCCCGCGAGCACCTCGCCGAGCTCGACGTCGCCGAGACGATCCGCAAGGACGTCCAGGAGGGCATGGAGAAGCAGCAGCGCGAGTTCCTGCTGCGCCAGCAGCTCGCCGCCGTGCGCAAGGAGCTCAAGGAGCTCAACGGCGACACCGAGACCGAGGAAGAGGACTATCGCGCCCGCGTCGAGGCCGCCGACCTGCCGGAGAAGGTGCGCGAGGCCGCGCTCAAGGAGGTCGACAAGCTGGAGCGGACCTCCGACCAGTCCCCTGAGACCGGCTGGATCCGCACCTGGCTGGACACGGTGCTCGACATCCCCTGGAACGACCGTACCGAGGACAACTACGACATCACCGGCGCGCGGGCCGTGCTCGACGCCGACCACACGGGCCTGTCCGACGTGAAGGACCGCATCATCGAGCACCTGGCCGTGCGCAAGCGCCGCCAGGACAAGGGCCTCGGCGTGGTGGGCGGCCGCCGCAGCGGCGCCGTGCTCGCCCTCGCCGGCCCTCCCGGAGTCGGCAAGACGTCTCTGGGCGAGTCCGTGGCGCGCGCGATGGGCCGCAAGTTCGTACGCGTCGCGCTCGGTGGCGTACGCGACGAGGCCGAGATCCGCGGCCACCGGCGCACCTACGTCGGCGCGCTGCCCGGCCGCATCGTCCGCGCCATCCGCGAGGCCGGCTCGATGAACCCGGTCGTCCTGCTCGACGAGGTCGACAAGGTCGGCGCCGACTACCGCGGCGACCCGACGGCGGCCCTGCTGGAGGTGCTCGACCCGGCCCAGAACCACACGTTCCGCGACCACTACCTCGAGGTCGAGCTGGACCTGTCCGACGTGCTGTTCCTGGCCACGGCCAACGTGCTCGAGGCCATCCCCGGGCCGCTGCTCGACCGGATGGAGATCGTCACGCTCGACGGCTACACCGAGGACGAGAAGGTCGCGATCGCCCGCGACCACCTGCTGCCCAGGCAGCTGGAGCTGGCCGGGCTGAGCGCCGAGGAGGTCAAGGTCGAGGACGACGCGCTGCGCAAGCTGGCCGCCGAGTACACCCGCGAGGCGGGCGTCCGGTCGCTGGAGCGCTCGGTCGCCAGGATCCTGCGCAAGGTGGCGGCCAAGGACGAGCTGCCCGTCACGGTCGGCGAGGGCGACCTCGTGGGCTACCTCGGACGGCCGCGGTTCGTGCCGGAGTCGTCGCTGCCCGAGTCCACCCAGCGCACCTCGGTGCCGGGCGTGGCCACGGGCCTGGCGGTCACCGGAGCGGGCGGCGACGTCCTGTACGTCGAGGCGTCCATGGCCGACCCGGAGACCGGCGAGACCGGCCTCACGCTGACCGGCCAGCTGGGCGACGTGATGAAGGAGTCGGCCAGGATCGCGCTGTCCTACCTCCGCTCGCACGGGGCGGAGCTGGAGCTGCCGGTCACCGCGCTGAAGGACCGCTCGGTCCACGTCCACTTCCCGGCGGGCGCCGTGCCCAAGGACGGCCCCTCGGCCGGTGTGACGCTGACGACCGCGCTGGCCTCGCTCCTGTCGGGCCGTCTCGTACGCGGTGACGTGGCCATGACCGGCGAGATCTCCCTGACCGGGCGGGTCCTGCCGATCGGCGGCGTCAAGCAGAAGCTCCTGGCCGCGCACCGGGCGGGCATCACGACCGTCCTCATCCCGGCCCGCAACGAGCCGGACCTGGACGACGTGCCCGAGGAGGTTCGCAACGAGCTGACCATCCACGCGGTGAGCGACGTGCGCGAGGTCCTCGACATCGCGCTGACCCCGGCGCAGGTGGCCGCCACGGCCGCCGCCTAA
- a CDS encoding Fic family protein, which yields MLYETPALEPVDKAVLEEIEEMRRDLKYRLAETHRWDGQLRRQLQARAIQGSNSIEGYQAGVEDIQSIMAGEEPLETSAPVAQEIAGYQQAMTYIQVLSRAPVFRYDAGMLNALNFMVIGHHRNKGPGVIRPGAVFIRDSDTGEVVYEGPDVELVPGAMNELVTWLNEGDLDVPGYVRAAMAHFNLVKIHPWRDGNGRMSRALQTLVLGREQILLPEFCSIEEWLGQQRVTLDYYDVLGEVGGRRWGPHGDTLPWVRFCLRAHHMQAQRVRQRLVEAGEIWMLLGEQIDADGLNSRTVSALYEVFVNRRLRRSRYQSDEGLSQGQAARDLRDLAAKGWLRPYGETKGRFYAPGPRMERIKADFAERVTPLRDPYR from the coding sequence ATGTTGTACGAGACCCCGGCGCTGGAGCCCGTGGACAAAGCAGTCCTCGAGGAGATCGAGGAGATGCGGCGCGACCTGAAGTACCGGCTCGCCGAGACGCACCGGTGGGACGGGCAGCTGCGCAGGCAGCTGCAGGCTCGGGCGATCCAGGGCTCCAACTCGATCGAGGGCTACCAGGCCGGCGTCGAGGACATCCAGTCGATCATGGCGGGGGAGGAGCCGCTGGAGACGTCGGCGCCGGTGGCCCAGGAGATCGCGGGATACCAGCAGGCGATGACCTACATCCAGGTGCTGTCGCGGGCGCCGGTGTTCCGCTACGACGCCGGGATGCTCAACGCGCTCAACTTCATGGTCATCGGTCACCATCGCAACAAGGGGCCGGGCGTCATCCGGCCGGGAGCCGTCTTCATCCGTGACTCCGACACGGGGGAGGTCGTCTACGAGGGGCCCGACGTCGAGCTGGTCCCCGGTGCGATGAACGAGCTGGTCACCTGGCTGAACGAGGGCGACCTCGACGTCCCCGGCTATGTCCGGGCGGCCATGGCCCACTTCAACCTCGTCAAGATCCACCCATGGCGTGACGGCAACGGCCGGATGTCCCGGGCGCTGCAGACGCTCGTCCTCGGCCGGGAGCAGATCCTTCTGCCCGAGTTCTGCTCCATCGAGGAGTGGCTCGGCCAGCAGCGCGTCACCCTCGACTACTACGACGTGCTGGGTGAGGTCGGAGGGCGGCGATGGGGCCCCCACGGGGACACGCTGCCGTGGGTGCGGTTCTGCTTGAGGGCGCATCACATGCAGGCTCAGCGGGTCCGCCAGCGCCTGGTCGAAGCCGGAGAGATCTGGATGCTCCTGGGGGAGCAGATCGACGCCGACGGGCTCAACAGCCGCACCGTCTCCGCGCTCTACGAGGTCTTCGTCAACAGGCGGCTGCGCAGGAGCCGCTACCAGTCCGACGAGGGCCTCAGCCAGGGGCAGGCCGCGCGTGACCTGCGCGATCTGGCCGCCAAGGGCTGGCTGCGGCCGTACGGCGAGACCAAGGGCCGCTTCTACGCCCCGGGGCCGCGCATGGAGCGGATCAAGGCCGACTTCGCCGAGCGCGTCACCCCGCTGCGCGACCCGTACCGCTAG
- a CDS encoding MarR family winged helix-turn-helix transcriptional regulator has protein sequence MDDEELRATAVTLRRATIGLARRLRDERPAHGLGRLALSLLGHLHRRGAMTAGELAAAEHLQPQSVTRVLASLEEQGLIRRSRGESDRRRHHIVLTEEGTAALTRQVGTTDLWLAEAMAGKLTPAECRILAVAADLLEQLQT, from the coding sequence ATGGACGACGAGGAACTGAGGGCGACAGCCGTGACGCTCCGCCGGGCGACCATCGGCCTGGCGCGGCGGCTGCGCGACGAGCGCCCCGCGCACGGCCTCGGCCGCCTGGCGCTCTCCCTGCTGGGCCACCTGCACCGGCGCGGCGCGATGACGGCGGGCGAGCTGGCCGCCGCCGAGCATCTCCAGCCCCAGTCCGTCACCCGCGTGCTCGCCTCGCTGGAGGAGCAGGGCCTGATCCGCCGCTCGCGCGGCGAGAGCGACCGCCGCAGGCACCACATCGTCCTCACGGAGGAGGGCACGGCGGCGCTCACCCGGCAGGTCGGCACCACGGATCTGTGGCTGGCCGAGGCCATGGCCGGCAAGCTCACCCCCGCCGAGTGCCGCATCCTGGCGGTGGCCGCCGACCTGCTCGAACAGCTCCAGACCTAG
- a CDS encoding FUSC family protein has protein sequence MRIELRHMAAAGLGLGGPVAWGVVSGRPAVGALAAVGALAVSGLFMGEVRPGLRRILVHGAAPVAGGLAGVLVAGHGWLTAVAVVLVAGLLAVAGGISRPMAEHSTRFIVFMVIGTGVAKGVEPVAAAVLFAEGAAWGLLVTALCLHARKAPAEPGEPRPAPPARALLRRWWRTLGSAPGWQYPIRLTTCLAAAEAAGLLWPQPTASWIAVTVVIVVRRRLDGAARRTAERAAGTAAGVVAGSAVLLWVPPSWLFVLLVAALAAVRPALKEHHHTLYATVMTPLVLLLMEGGARVAPATIGYRLADTAIGCVLALGLGYLPWVVRRERSIRAVVG, from the coding sequence GTGCGGATCGAGCTGCGACACATGGCCGCCGCCGGGCTGGGGCTCGGCGGGCCGGTCGCGTGGGGAGTCGTCTCCGGGCGGCCCGCGGTCGGCGCCCTGGCCGCCGTCGGAGCCCTCGCCGTGAGCGGCCTCTTCATGGGCGAGGTCCGGCCGGGCCTTCGCCGCATCCTGGTCCATGGAGCCGCCCCGGTTGCGGGCGGGCTCGCCGGGGTCCTGGTCGCCGGGCACGGGTGGCTCACCGCCGTCGCCGTCGTGCTGGTCGCGGGCCTGCTCGCGGTGGCCGGCGGGATCAGCCGCCCCATGGCCGAGCACAGCACCCGCTTCATCGTCTTCATGGTCATCGGCACCGGCGTGGCGAAGGGTGTCGAGCCGGTCGCCGCCGCCGTGCTGTTCGCCGAAGGGGCGGCCTGGGGCCTGCTGGTCACCGCGCTCTGCCTGCACGCCCGGAAGGCGCCCGCCGAGCCGGGGGAGCCCCGCCCGGCTCCCCCGGCGAGAGCGCTGCTGCGGCGCTGGTGGAGGACGCTGGGGAGCGCTCCCGGGTGGCAGTACCCCATCCGCCTGACCACCTGCCTCGCCGCCGCCGAGGCCGCCGGGCTCCTGTGGCCGCAGCCGACCGCGTCGTGGATCGCCGTCACCGTGGTGATCGTCGTCCGGCGCCGCCTGGACGGCGCGGCGCGGCGGACGGCCGAGCGGGCCGCCGGCACCGCCGCCGGGGTCGTCGCCGGATCCGCCGTGCTGCTGTGGGTGCCGCCGTCGTGGCTGTTCGTGCTGCTCGTCGCCGCGCTCGCCGCGGTCAGGCCGGCGCTCAAGGAGCACCACCACACCTTGTACGCGACCGTCATGACCCCGCTCGTCCTGCTGCTCATGGAGGGCGGCGCACGTGTGGCACCCGCCACGATCGGGTACCGGCTGGCGGACACGGCCATCGGCTGCGTACTGGCCCTGGGGCTCGGGTATCTGCCCTGGGTGGTACGCCGGGAAAGGAGCATTCGTGCCGTCGTGGGCTGA